DNA from Halorarum salinum:
GGTCACGTGGAGGGCTACTTCGATAATCCGAAGCTCCAGCAACTGATGCAGTACTCGCTGGTGTTCCTCGGCGGGTCGCCCCACAACACGCCGGCGCTGTACAACCTGATGAGCCACGTCGACTTCGAACTCGGCGTCCACTACCCCGACGGCGGCATCGGGGCCGTCGTCGACGGCATCGCGGCGCTCGGCACGGAACTCGGGGTCGAGTACGTCACCGACGCCCCGGTCGCGGCCATCCACGGCGCCTGGGGCGGGTTCGCCGTCGAGACCGAGTCGGGCGACCGCCACCTCGCGGACCGGGTCGTCTCCGACGCCGACTACGCCCACACCGAGCAGGAGCTGTTGCCGCCCGGGAAACGCCAGTACGACGCCGACTACTGGGACTCCCGGACGTACGCCCCCTCCGCGTTCCTCTGCTACTGGGGCGTCGAGGGCGACGTCGACCCCCTCGCCCACCACTCGCTCGTGCTCCCGACCGACTGGGACGGCCACTTCGCGGACGTCTTCGACGACCCGACCTGGCCGGACGACCCGGCCTACTACCTCTGTGCTCCCTCCCGGACGGACGATTCGGTCGCCCCGGAGGGCCACAGCGCGCTCTTCGCGCTCGTGCCCGTCGCGCCCGGACTCGACGACGCTCCGGAGCGGCGGGAGCGCTACCGGGAGTTCATCCTCGACGACGTCGCCCGACACGCGGGCGTCGACCTCCGGGGCCGCATCGTCCTCGAGGAGACGTTCAGCGTCTCCGAGTTCGCGGACCGGTACAACGCGCGGAACGGCACGGCGCTCGGGCTGGCACACACCCTCCGGCAGACGGCGCCGTTCCGCCCCGGACACCGTTCCTCGGCGGTCGACGGGCTCTACTTCACCGGCTCGTACACCACCCCCGGCATCGGCGTCCCGATGTGTCTGATCAGCGGGTTGCTCACCGCGGAGGTCATGGCGCGTGAGTGAGCCGTGACCTCGAACCCGTCCACGCCGGGAGCGCCCGCCTCCCGGGTCGGCGCGCTCGTCGCCGCCTCCCGGCCGCGGTTCTGGCTCTACCTCGCCGGGCCGGTGCTCGTCGGCCTCGCCTTCGGCGCCCCGTCGGTCCCGGCGCTGTTCGACCCCCGGAACTGGCTCCTGTTCGGCTACTTCCTCGTCCCGGCGAACGTCCTGCTGTACGGCGTCAACGACGTGTTCGACCGCGAAGTGGACGCGGGGAACCCGAAGAAGGACCCGGCGGAGGGGCGGGAGGTCCGCTACCGTGGCGGCCCGTCGATCCCGCTCGCCGTCGTCGCCTCGGCGCTGCTCGGACTCGGGCTGTTCCCGCTCGCGCCGGCGGCCGCGTGGCCGTACCTGGCGGGGTTTCTCCTCCTCGGCGTCGGCTACAGCGCGCCCCCGGCGCGGTTCAAGTCCCGACCGCCGCTCGACTCGCTCTCGAACGGCCTCTACGTCCTCCCCGGCGCGGCTGCCTACGCGACGGTCGCGGGCGCACACCCCCCCGCGGCGGCGCTCGTCGGCGCCTGGCTCTGGGCGATGGCGATGCACACGTTCTCCGCCGTTCCCGACGTCGGCCCGGACCGGGATGCCGGAATCGAAACGACCGCGACGGTCCTCGGGGAGCGGCACGCCCTCGCCTACTGCACCGCGTGCTGGCTGCTCGCGGCGGTCGCGTTCGGCGCCGTCGACCCGCGCCTCGGCGTCCCGCTTCTGATCTACCCGGCGCTCGCGGTCGGCGTCGCGTGGACCGACGTCGACGTGGCCCGGGCGTACTGGTGGTACCCCGCGATCAACGCGACCGTCGGGGCCGTGCTAACGATCGGCGGGCTCTCGCGTCTCGTCCCGCCGGGGGCGGCGCTGCCGTGAGCCGTCGCCGTCGGACGCCCGGGGCCGCAGGCCGACCCGTCGGACGGGCCGGAGGCTCCCGATGAGCGCCGTCACCGCGTCGCTCCGCGAGCGGTTGCCCGACGGCCGACGGGAGGCCGAGGCGCGCCTCGACGCGCTCGTCCGCGGGAACCGGTTCACCATCTCGGTGTTCTTCCCGCTGAACGGCGCCGTCCTGCTGCTCGCGAGCGCGGAGGGGCTGCTCCCCCCGCCGCTGGCGTTCAACGGGGCGCTCATCCTGCTGGGGACGCTCGTGATGCGCTCGCCGCTCCTCGTCGGAATCGCGCCAGTGACGGGTCGACGGGTGCTGGCCGGGTCCGGCCTGCTGTCGCTGTACGCGTACGCCGTCGAGTACGTCGGCGTCCGGACCGGGTGGCCGTACGGGCCGTTCCACTACGGCGTCGACCTCGGCCCGACCCTCGCGGGCGTCCCGGTCGGGCTCCCGGTGTTCTTCCTGCCACTCGTCGCGAACGCGTACCTGCTGTGCCTGCTGCTGCTCGGCCGCCTCGCCGAACGGCCGGCGGTCCGACTCGGCGCCGTCGTCGCGCTCGTGCTGGCGATGGACGTGGTGCTCGATCCCGGCGCCGTCGGACTGGGGTTCTGGGTGTACGAGGCCGTCCCTCCCGGGGGCGGCTTCTACGGCGTCCCGGCCTCCAACTTCGCGGGCTGGGTGCTCTCCACGAGCGTCGCGACCGCGACGCTCGACCGGATCCTCGACCGGGCGGCCCTGCGCGAGCGGCTGGCCGACTGCGAGTTCGCGCTCGACGACGTGGTGAGCTTCGTCCTGCTCTGGGGAGCCGTGAACGCCTGGTTCGGCAACCTGGCTCCCGTCCTCGTCGCGACCGCCATCGGTGCCGGCCTCGCGTGGTCGGGTCGGTTCGACGCGTCGCTGCTGTGGCCGTGACGGTGGACGCCCCGGAGGCCGACCGCGCGGGGACGCGGTCGGCGCTCAGGGGACCGACAGCCGCTCGCGCGACCCGCCGTGGACGTCGGCCGTCCCGTCGTACTGCACCGCGCTCGCCCGTCGGAAGGCGGCCTCCGGGTCCCGCGTCCGCACCCACGCGAGGGACGTCCTCGCGAGCAGGAACGCCTTCCGGGCGGTCCCCAGCGAGGGCGTCCTCGTCAGCGTGTCGTACCCCAGCGAGCGGACGAGTCGGTGGTGGTCGGCGTACAGCACCGCCGCGAACAGGACGGCGAACCGGCAGTCGGACGGCAGGAGTTCGATCCCGGCGACGCCGTCCCTGTACAGCGATTCCGCCCGCAGGAGCTCGTGTCTGATCGCCGCGGCGACGGAGCCGTCGAACTCGAGCCGACGGACCTGTGCGACGGTGGCGCCGTGCTCGGCGAGCGTCTCCGCCGGGAGGTACACCCTGTCGCGTTCGACGACGTCCTCGCCCACGTCGCGGACGAAGTTCGTGAGCTGGAACGCCTCCCCCAGCGCGGTGGCGTGAGGTATCGCGGCGTCCGGGTCCTCCGGCTCCATGACCGCGGTCATCATCCGACCGACCGCGCCGGCGGAGCCGTCCATGTACGCGCTCAGGTCGCCGTACGTCTCGTACCGGCGGGTCTCGACGTCCGAGGCCATCGCATCGAGGAACGCCCTCACGTCCCCGTCGGCGATGCCGAACTCATCGCGGACGTCCGCGAACGCCGAGAGCACCGGGTCGGCGGTCTCGACGTGACCGAGCGCCGCGGCGCGGAGTCGGCTCAGTTCGGCCCGCTGTTCGGCCGGCGGTCCGGGGTCGGGGTCGTCGACCACCTCGTCCGCGAGCCGGAAGAAGGCGTACATCACGTACGTCGGGTGGCGGACCCGCTCGGGGAGCACCCGCGTGGCGAAGTGGAACGTCCTGCCGGTCCGCCGCTGGATCCGTTTGCTCCGCGCGATCGGATCCGCGTCGTTCATGGCCCGACCCGGCGACGCCTCGCCCGGTCGCGGCGGTGCCCTCCGCGCATCGAGTGGCTAGATACGTCGGCGGCACCGACCATAACAGTTGGTGGCGGCCGGAACGCGTCGATCCGGCGCCGGCGGCGTCCGATCAGTGGAAGAACGTGTCCGAACAGTCCATCACGACCCCGTGCCGTGGACAGACGTACTTGCAGTGGCGGTGCTCCATCGAGACGCCACACAGCGGGCAGGGGCGCGTTCGTACCGATCCGTCCTCGCCCGCGTCATCCATCACCCCCGCTTCGTCCCGTCCGGACATGAGTGTTCGGCCTGCCGCGTCCGCGCCACTGCTTTACCGACCGGGCACCTACACGGACCGATGCGCAAGCCGACGGTGTCGCTGACGCTCGTCGCGCTCGCCTCCGGGACGGGCGTCCTCGCCGGGTCGTTCCTCGCCGCGGGGTTCACGGACCGGTGGGTGGTCCTCGCGCTCGCCCGGACGGCCTTCTTCCTCGCGCCGGACGCGCTGGTCGCGTTCGGCATCCAGCGGCTCGGAGACGCCGCACAGCCGCTGCTCGTCGCGGGTGCCGCGCTGGCCGGGGTCCTCCTGTTCGGCGCGCTCGCGCTGGGGACGCTGTCGGGCGGACGGGCGCTCGACCGCGAACCGGCGGAGACCGCGTTCGCGGTGGGGGCCGTGCAGGCGGTCGCCGCGTTCGCGCTCGCCGTCGCGCCCGTCCCAGCGCTGGCGGGAGGCGCGGTGGGCGCCGCCGTGGCCGGGCTCGGCGGCCCGGGGACGACCGAGGGCGTCGACGTCGCCCGCCGCGACCTCCTTCGGTCGGCCGGCGGGGCCGCAATCGCGGTCGGGGTGGCGGCAGCCCTCGGTGTCGGACGGGCCGGTGGGCCGGGTGGCGGCGACGACGTCCCCGACGGTCCGGTCGAGGACCCGCTCGTCCGGCGACTCCTCGGGACCGCGGCGGAGCGTTCGCTCGCCGTCGCCGACGTCGAACCGCTCGTCTCGGAGGAGTTCTACCGGGTGGACATCAACCCGTCCGACCCGGAGGTCGACGCGGACTCGTGGGGGCTCCGCGTCGGCGGGGCAGTGGAGACGGAGCGCCGGTACGACCTCGCCGACCTCGCCGGGCGCCCCGCCGAGCACCGGTTCGTCACGCTCCGATGCGTGGGCGAGCGGCTGAACGGCACCAAGATGGACACGGCGCTGTGGACCGGCGTCCCGATGGCGAACGTCCTGGCGGAGGTCGGCGTCCCCGAGGACGAACCGTGCTGCGTGTTCCTCCGGGCGGCCGACGGCTACTACCAGGAGTTCCCGCTCGAGGCGCTCGAGTCGGCGTTGCTCGCCTACCGGATGAACGGCCGGCCGCTCCCCACGGCCCACGGCCACCCGGTGAGGGTGCTCGTCCCGGGCCACTGGGGCGAGATCAACGTCAAGTGGCTCACCGAGATAGAGGTGATCCGCGAGGAGCGCCGGGGCTACTGGGAGGAGCGCGGTTGGAACGGGACCGGGCCGGTCAACACGGTCGCGAAACTGCACGGCGTCGAGACGGCGGACGGACGCGTGACCGTCGGCGGCCACGCCTACGCGGGCACCCGCGGGGTCGCCGCCGTGGAGGTGTCCACCGACGGCGGGGACGCGTGGACGGAGGCGGAGTTGTCCGAGCCGCTTCCGGGTTCGACTTCGGCCGACGCCGACCCCGAGGGGGAGGACCCGGAAGCGGGCGAGGCGGCGGACGCCTGGCGGATGTGGCGCCACGAGTACCGGGCCGACGACCCCCACGAGGTCGTCGTCCGGGCCGTCGAGGCGGACGGGACCGTCCAGCCCGCCGAGGAGGCGGACGCCTTCCCGAACGGCGCGAGCGGCTGGGTCTCCAGGGACGTCTCCCCCTGAACCGGAGGCATTATTAACGGTCGAAATAGATTTAGTAATATGTCGGACGGGACCGTCGGGTGGTCGGTGGGCGAGGGACGGGGAGGGGCGACGCTCCTGGGCGGGGCGAGCACCGCCCTGCTCGTCGTCGCCTCCGGGCTCGCGTGGGGAGCCGGACGCGAGAAGCTGTTCGGGATCGCCTGGGTGGCGTTCCTGGGGATGGCGCTCGCCGGCTGGCTCGGCGCCCGTGCGCCCCGCGAGAACGCGGGCGCGCTCGTGTGGGGCTACGGACTCGCCAGCGGCGCGATGGTGACGAGCGCCGCCGTCTTCCTGCTCCCGCAGGCGATCGGCCAGCATGCGACCTACGGGGGATTCGGCGTCGCGCTCGGCCTGCTCTCCGGCTTCGGCGCCCACACGCTCGGCCACCGCCTCGCGCACCTGAACCTGCCGCTCGACCGGACGCTCGCGGCACTGACCGCCCACGCCGTCGCGGCGGGGGCGATAATCGGCATCATCTACGGCAACATGCCCGACCTGGGGCCGTTGCTGGGGCTCGCCATCGTCTCCCACAAGGGACCCGCCGGCTACGCGGCGGTGAGCCGCTACGCCCGCCGGGGCGGGAACTGGCGCGCCATCCTCCTCCCGGCGGCCGGCGTCGGAGTCGCGGCGGCGGCCTCCTCCTTCCTCGCGCTCCCGGCCTCAGCACCGGTCCGGGGCGTCGTCTTCGGCTTCGCGACCGGCGTGTTCCTCCACGTGGCGATGGACTTCCTCCCTGAGTGCGAACTCGGGAGCGAGGTCCACGAGTCGCTCGCCCACGAGGGCGACGCCCACGCGGTGCTCGATCGACTGCGCGTCCACGCCGTCGCCAGCACCGCGGTCGGCGGGCTCGCGGTGTTTCTCGCCTGGTTCGTCGTCGCCTGAGCCGGGTCGGGGCCGGCGAACGGCAGCGACCGTTCCGACCGATCTCACCGGACGACCGTGACCGTGCCGGGTGCGCGGCGGACCACCTGCTCGGCGACGCTCCCGAGCAGCACGCGCGACACGCCGGTCCGCCCGTGGCTTCCGAGTACGACGTGGTCGAACCCGTGCTCCTCCGCGTAGTCGACGATGCCCCGGGCCGGGTGGCCGACGATCGTGTCCGTCGTGACGTCGATGCCCTCGGCGTCGGGGTGCTCCAGCAGTTCCTCGAACAGTTCCTCGGCCCGTCGCTCACCCCTCGCGATGACCTCGTCCCAGTCGACGAGGGGACCGGTCTCGAAGGCACCGGTGTACCGCTCCGGGTTGACGACGTGCAGGAGCGTGATCGGCTCGTCGGCGTGCCCGTGGAACGCGTACTCCGCCGCCCTCCGACCGGGGTCGGAGTCGTCGCACGCGACCAGCACTGCCATGCCCGTAGTTCGCGCCGCCCCGAGATAAAGCCGGGAGGTGCCCCCGGGGGGCGAGGCGGGACGGGGAGCGGACGAACGTCTCGGCGGGGGCCGTGCGGATCATCGACCGTCCCGCCACGTCCCGGTGACGTCGGCGCCACCCGGTGAACCCCACGTCCGCGAAGCTATATCAGGGTCACCCGCCAACGTCCGATACTGACTCGTCAATGAGCGACGCCCACCACGACCGCCGGACGGCCCCGACCCCACGGGACCTCGCCCGACGTGGACGGCCGGCGGGGTTCCGATGACGCGGACGGCCGCCGTCCCGGACGCCGCACGCATCGGCCGCACGGCGCTCCGCGTCGCCGACCTCGGGGCGACGACCGCCTTCTACCGAGACGTCGTCGGCCTGACGGTCCAGTCGAAGGGCGAGGCGACGGCGACGCTCGGCGCCGGCGGGACGCCGCTGCTGGTGCTCGAGGGGGACGAGGAAGCGCCCCTCCGTTCCCGCGACGGGACGGGACTGTTCCACAACGCGTTCAGGCTCCCCTCGAGGGGTGCGCTGGGCGGGGCGCTCGACCGGATCCGGGACCGGTGGACCCTCGACGGCGCCTCCGACCACCTCGTGAGCGAGGCCCTCTACCTCGCCGACCCCGAGGGGAACGGCGTGGAGGTGTACTGGGACAAACCTCGGGAGGAGTGGCCGCGTGCGGACGACGGGACGGTGCGGATGGACACGCTGCCGCTCGATCCGGAGGCCGTCGCCGCGGGATCGGACGGGGCCCCGGAGGCGCCCCCCGGAACGACGGTCGGACACGTCCACCTGGAGGTGTCCTCGATCGACGCGACGCGGGCGTTCTACGTCGACACGCTGGGGTTCGACGTCCAGTTCGAGTCGGGGAGCGTGCTGTTTCTCGCGGCGGGGGACTACCACCACCACATCGGCGCGAACACGTGGAACGGCCGGTCGCAACCTGCCGACGGCCGCGGACTGGCGTGGTTCGAGATCGTTCTGCCGGACGAGGCGGCGCTCTCGTCGCTCCGCCGCGGGCTGGCGGACGCCGACGTGGCGGTCACGGAACTCGACGACGGCGTCGAGGTAGCCGACCCGGACGGGATCCGCGTCCGACTCCGGGCCGAGTAGTCCGGCCCGTCGCCGGAGCCGTTCCCGAACGGAAACCCGGCCTCACCTGATCCGGCGCACCTGCACGGCGATGCCGTAGCCCGAGAGCAGCAGCAGGACGAGGTTGAACGCCGCGTGGAACAGCGAGCGGTACTCGTGGACGATCCACTGGTCGATGGTCGAGGAGGCCGCGAGGTAGAATCGCAGGCCGGCGACCACCG
Protein-coding regions in this window:
- a CDS encoding phytoene desaturase family protein, with translation MREPRDLSALAGDEVVVVGGGFGGLSTACYLADADADVTLLEKNGGLGGRASTLEADGFRFDMGPSWYLMPDVFETFFGHFDREPADYYTLSRLDPHYRVFFKDGDEVDVVPDRASNRETFESYEAGAGEAFEEYLAKARENYEVGMEHFVYEHRERLRDFLDLDVLRHARGLSLLGTMQGHVEGYFDNPKLQQLMQYSLVFLGGSPHNTPALYNLMSHVDFELGVHYPDGGIGAVVDGIAALGTELGVEYVTDAPVAAIHGAWGGFAVETESGDRHLADRVVSDADYAHTEQELLPPGKRQYDADYWDSRTYAPSAFLCYWGVEGDVDPLAHHSLVLPTDWDGHFADVFDDPTWPDDPAYYLCAPSRTDDSVAPEGHSALFALVPVAPGLDDAPERRERYREFILDDVARHAGVDLRGRIVLEETFSVSEFADRYNARNGTALGLAHTLRQTAPFRPGHRSSAVDGLYFTGSYTTPGIGVPMCLISGLLTAEVMARE
- the cruF gene encoding bisanhydrobacterioruberin hydratase — translated: MSAVTASLRERLPDGRREAEARLDALVRGNRFTISVFFPLNGAVLLLASAEGLLPPPLAFNGALILLGTLVMRSPLLVGIAPVTGRRVLAGSGLLSLYAYAVEYVGVRTGWPYGPFHYGVDLGPTLAGVPVGLPVFFLPLVANAYLLCLLLLGRLAERPAVRLGAVVALVLAMDVVLDPGAVGLGFWVYEAVPPGGGFYGVPASNFAGWVLSTSVATATLDRILDRAALRERLADCEFALDDVVSFVLLWGAVNAWFGNLAPVLVATAIGAGLAWSGRFDASLLWP
- a CDS encoding HVO_2523 family zinc finger protein produces the protein MDDAGEDGSVRTRPCPLCGVSMEHRHCKYVCPRHGVVMDCSDTFFH
- a CDS encoding ZIP family metal transporter; amino-acid sequence: MSDGTVGWSVGEGRGGATLLGGASTALLVVASGLAWGAGREKLFGIAWVAFLGMALAGWLGARAPRENAGALVWGYGLASGAMVTSAAVFLLPQAIGQHATYGGFGVALGLLSGFGAHTLGHRLAHLNLPLDRTLAALTAHAVAAGAIIGIIYGNMPDLGPLLGLAIVSHKGPAGYAAVSRYARRGGNWRAILLPAAGVGVAAAASSFLALPASAPVRGVVFGFATGVFLHVAMDFLPECELGSEVHESLAHEGDAHAVLDRLRVHAVASTAVGGLAVFLAWFVVA
- a CDS encoding phytoene/squalene synthase family protein; translation: MNDADPIARSKRIQRRTGRTFHFATRVLPERVRHPTYVMYAFFRLADEVVDDPDPGPPAEQRAELSRLRAAALGHVETADPVLSAFADVRDEFGIADGDVRAFLDAMASDVETRRYETYGDLSAYMDGSAGAVGRMMTAVMEPEDPDAAIPHATALGEAFQLTNFVRDVGEDVVERDRVYLPAETLAEHGATVAQVRRLEFDGSVAAAIRHELLRAESLYRDGVAGIELLPSDCRFAVLFAAVLYADHHRLVRSLGYDTLTRTPSLGTARKAFLLARTSLAWVRTRDPEAAFRRASAVQYDGTADVHGGSRERLSVP
- a CDS encoding universal stress protein, which translates into the protein MAVLVACDDSDPGRRAAEYAFHGHADEPITLLHVVNPERYTGAFETGPLVDWDEVIARGERRAEELFEELLEHPDAEGIDVTTDTIVGHPARGIVDYAEEHGFDHVVLGSHGRTGVSRVLLGSVAEQVVRRAPGTVTVVR
- a CDS encoding prenyltransferase, translating into MTSNPSTPGAPASRVGALVAASRPRFWLYLAGPVLVGLAFGAPSVPALFDPRNWLLFGYFLVPANVLLYGVNDVFDREVDAGNPKKDPAEGREVRYRGGPSIPLAVVASALLGLGLFPLAPAAAWPYLAGFLLLGVGYSAPPARFKSRPPLDSLSNGLYVLPGAAAYATVAGAHPPAAALVGAWLWAMAMHTFSAVPDVGPDRDAGIETTATVLGERHALAYCTACWLLAAVAFGAVDPRLGVPLLIYPALAVGVAWTDVDVARAYWWYPAINATVGAVLTIGGLSRLVPPGAALP
- a CDS encoding VOC family protein, encoding MTRTAAVPDAARIGRTALRVADLGATTAFYRDVVGLTVQSKGEATATLGAGGTPLLVLEGDEEAPLRSRDGTGLFHNAFRLPSRGALGGALDRIRDRWTLDGASDHLVSEALYLADPEGNGVEVYWDKPREEWPRADDGTVRMDTLPLDPEAVAAGSDGAPEAPPGTTVGHVHLEVSSIDATRAFYVDTLGFDVQFESGSVLFLAAGDYHHHIGANTWNGRSQPADGRGLAWFEIVLPDEAALSSLRRGLADADVAVTELDDGVEVADPDGIRVRLRAE
- a CDS encoding molybdopterin-dependent oxidoreductase; the encoded protein is MRKPTVSLTLVALASGTGVLAGSFLAAGFTDRWVVLALARTAFFLAPDALVAFGIQRLGDAAQPLLVAGAALAGVLLFGALALGTLSGGRALDREPAETAFAVGAVQAVAAFALAVAPVPALAGGAVGAAVAGLGGPGTTEGVDVARRDLLRSAGGAAIAVGVAAALGVGRAGGPGGGDDVPDGPVEDPLVRRLLGTAAERSLAVADVEPLVSEEFYRVDINPSDPEVDADSWGLRVGGAVETERRYDLADLAGRPAEHRFVTLRCVGERLNGTKMDTALWTGVPMANVLAEVGVPEDEPCCVFLRAADGYYQEFPLEALESALLAYRMNGRPLPTAHGHPVRVLVPGHWGEINVKWLTEIEVIREERRGYWEERGWNGTGPVNTVAKLHGVETADGRVTVGGHAYAGTRGVAAVEVSTDGGDAWTEAELSEPLPGSTSADADPEGEDPEAGEAADAWRMWRHEYRADDPHEVVVRAVEADGTVQPAEEADAFPNGASGWVSRDVSP